The Streptomyces sp. NBC_00102 genome segment CGGGAGCCCACCGCGATCCGCTTGAGGCTGCCCGGGACGTCCGCCCACGGGTCCGAGGGGTCCTGGTCGCCGGTGTACCGGTAGATCCGGTTGGCACTGTTGACGCCCCACACGGTGCCGTCCGCGCCCGCGCCGATGTCGCTCAGCGACCCCGGGATGTTGATCCACGGGTTGGCGTCGTGGTTGGTGTAGCGGTAGATGCCGCCCGCGGAGTCCACCCCCCACACGTTCGTCCGGGAGCCGGCGTCGATGCGGACCAGACTGCCGTTGACGCCCACCCAGTTCACCGTGGACTGGTCCCCGGTGTACCGGTAGATCTGATTGCCCGCGTTGACACCCCACACCGTGCCGTCCGAGGCGGCGCCGATGTCGCTCAGCGCGCCCGGGATGTTGATCCAGGGGCTGCCGTCGTAGTTGGTGTACCGGTAGATCGCGTTCCCCGCGTTCACACCCCACACCGTCGTCCTGGACCCCGCGGAGATTGCCGAGAGGCTGCCTGCGACCTTCACCCAGTCCGCCATGTCCTCACACCTTTCCTCGAACCAGTGGCGGGCGCCATGCTCCGGGACACGGATGAGCACGTGGGGGTGGTGGATGCGTGTCCGGGTGCCGAACGAGCCAGAAACAGGGAGGTTTGGGCTTTGGCCGCGCCGGGGGGCCGGAGCCGGAACGTTTCCGGCCCGCGGCGCTTCGGCCGGAAGTGCTGTCCCTCTCCGTGGTGATCGACACGCAGGCCGGTCCGTGCCTCCGCCGGAGGGCAGCCGGGCGCGGAAGGTGTCAGGCCGACGCGAGCAGTGGCTCGCCGGCCGGAACCGCACCCGCGCGCGCCTGGTCGTAGCGGTGCAACAGCAGCCGGGCCATCGCGGGGTGGTCGCCGAGCGGGGCCGCCGCGATGCCCGGGGCGGCGTCCGCCGCCGCCGTCGCGAAGCGGCCGTGGGCGGTGAAGTACGAGGCCACGGCGATGCGGTGGTACCCGCGGGCGGCGAGTGCGCGGACCGCGACGGGCACGGTGGGCGTGGCGGCGGAGGCGTACGCGGGCACCACCGGCACCCCGCCGAGACGCTCGCCGAGGAGGCGGGCGGTGCGCCGGGTGTCGGCGGCGGACTCGGGGTCGCGCGAACCGGCGGCGGCCAGCACCACGGCGTCCCCGCGTCCCGGCCCGCCCTGCGCGTTCCCACGTCCGTCGGTCCAGCCGGCCTCGACGAGCCGCCCGTACAGGGCCTCCACCAGCAGCGGGTGGGGTCCGAGCGGGGCGGCGAGAAGGGTACGGACGGCGGGTGCGGCGGCGGCGAACGCGGGCAGGTCCTGCTTGACGTGGTAGCCCCGGCCGAGCAGCAGCGGTACGAGCACGGCGGAGCCGCCCGAGAGCTCCGCGAGCGTCTGCGGCAGCAGTGGTGCGTTCAGCTCGATGTGGCCGAGGCGCACGTCGAGGCCGGGGCGCATCTCCCGTACGCGGTCGAGCAGTCGCGTCACCGTCCGGACCGCCTGCGGGTCCCGGCTGCCGTGCGCCACGGCGACCAGGGCCGGGGCGCCGTGGGCCTCTTCGGGGGTGTGGCCCGTGGGGCGGGCGGAGTACCGGGTGCGCTGCATGGGCCTGCGGGTTCCGTTCCGGGAGGCGACGGCGGGGGACGGCGACGGCGCCGGGGCGCCGAAGGAACCAGGGTGTGGCGCCCCGCATCGTCCTGTCACCAGCCTGCGGGACCGAGGTTGCCCCACCGTTGCGCGAGGGTCACGGGTGTTTTCGCCGTCCTCACGGGCGGGCGCGGGCCGTTGTCAGCTCCCCGGTACGCGGGCGACACGGTGGCGCCGCAGGCCCCCGCACCTGTCCCCTGTCTCTGTCTCTGTCCCTGTCCGTCAGACGGTGACGGACACGCCCTCCTGGCCGTCGCCGACCCGCACCGCGGAGACGACCGGGGTGACCGTGAGCTCCTCCCCCGCACCGGCCGCCCCGTACAGCCGCTCCAGGACGACGGCGACCCCGTCCTCCTCGTGCGAGAGCGTGCGGTGCGAGGCCGCGGCGAGTACGTCGGGGTGGGCGTTGCCCATGGCGTATCCGGCGCCGGCCCAGCGGAGGATCGCGAGGTCGTTGGGCATGTCGCCGAAGGCGACGACGTCGGCCGCGGTGAGCGAGCGTTCCGCGCAGAGCCGCGCCAGGGTGTCGGCCTTGGTGACGCCCGTGGCGCTGATCTCCAGCAGTCCGTGACCGCCCGAGTGCGTGTACTGGGCGAGCCCGGGAGCGACCCGCTCGAGCGTGCTGAGCAGGGTGTCGGCGTCGGTCCGCTCCGACCAGGCCAGCAGCTTGGTGAGGGGCCGGCCGGTGTTCCAGAGCGCGTCGCGGGAGGGGACCTCGGACACCCCCTCGTCGTCGCCGGAGAAGCGCAGCAGGAAGGAGGGCTCCAGGAAGGCATGGTCGCCGGCCTCGACGGCAAAGGCGATCTCCGGGATGGCCGCCGCGAAGCGGTCGGCGACGAGCCGTGCGGTGGGCAGGGCCAGTGGCCGGGTGGAGGTGATCGTGCGGGTGGCGAGGTCGTAGACGAGCGCGCCGTTGCTGCACACCGCGGTGCCGGTCAGGCCGGTCGTCTCCACGAGCCGGTCGAGGTACCGGGGCGGCCGGGCGGTGACCACGACGATCTCGGCACCGGCGTCCC includes the following:
- a CDS encoding tectonin domain-containing protein; the protein is MADWVKVAGSLSAISAGSRTTVWGVNAGNAIYRYTNYDGSPWINIPGALSDIGAASDGTVWGVNAGNQIYRYTGDQSTVNWVGVNGSLVRIDAGSRTNVWGVDSAGGIYRYTNHDANPWINIPGSLSDIGAGADGTVWGVNSANRIYRYTGDQDPSDPWADVPGSLKRIAVGSRTNVWGVDPAGSIYRYTNNDASGTNPWVKIPGTATDIAAGADGNAWHVNSAGDIFRYTGDQPS
- a CDS encoding sirohydrochlorin chelatase; the encoded protein is MQRTRYSARPTGHTPEEAHGAPALVAVAHGSRDPQAVRTVTRLLDRVREMRPGLDVRLGHIELNAPLLPQTLAELSGGSAVLVPLLLGRGYHVKQDLPAFAAAAPAVRTLLAAPLGPHPLLVEALYGRLVEAGWTDGRGNAQGGPGRGDAVVLAAAGSRDPESAADTRRTARLLGERLGGVPVVPAYASAATPTVPVAVRALAARGYHRIAVASYFTAHGRFATAAADAAPGIAAAPLGDHPAMARLLLHRYDQARAGAVPAGEPLLASA
- a CDS encoding HAD family hydrolase, with protein sequence MTFPRLVATDLDGTLLRRDGSVSARTLRALRTVRDAGAEIVVVTARPPRYLDRLVETTGLTGTAVCSNGALVYDLATRTITSTRPLALPTARLVADRFAAAIPEIAFAVEAGDHAFLEPSFLLRFSGDDEGVSEVPSRDALWNTGRPLTKLLAWSERTDADTLLSTLERVAPGLAQYTHSGGHGLLEISATGVTKADTLARLCAERSLTAADVVAFGDMPNDLAILRWAGAGYAMGNAHPDVLAAASHRTLSHEEDGVAVVLERLYGAAGAGEELTVTPVVSAVRVGDGQEGVSVTV